Proteins from a single region of Starkeya sp. ORNL1:
- a CDS encoding class I SAM-dependent methyltransferase → MLETDKMFAGSIPENYDRYMVPLIFEPFAADLAQRAASLAPSAVLEIAAGTGVVTRALAPKLSPGASYIVTDLNQPMLDYAASRQAPDSRIEWRQADALALPFENAAFDLVCCQFGAMFFPDRPSAYREARRVLKLGGHFLFNVWDRIEENVFADDVTNALARIFPNDPPRFLARTPHGYHDTALIRSELEDAGFSRVAIETRAEQSRASSPRLAAVAYCQGTLLRNEIEARDAGKLKAATDYAASAIADRHGNGEVAAKIQAHVIAAMA, encoded by the coding sequence ATGTTGGAAACTGACAAGATGTTCGCTGGCTCGATTCCGGAAAACTACGACCGCTATATGGTCCCGTTGATTTTCGAGCCGTTCGCCGCAGATCTTGCACAGCGAGCAGCGTCCTTGGCGCCAAGCGCCGTTTTGGAAATCGCCGCGGGCACCGGGGTTGTTACCCGCGCATTGGCGCCAAAACTGTCCCCCGGCGCGAGCTATATCGTAACCGACCTCAACCAGCCGATGCTCGACTACGCCGCTTCGCGACAAGCTCCCGACAGTCGCATCGAATGGCGTCAGGCGGATGCCTTGGCGCTCCCGTTCGAAAATGCGGCATTCGATCTCGTGTGTTGCCAGTTCGGCGCGATGTTCTTTCCCGACCGCCCGTCTGCCTACCGCGAAGCAAGGCGAGTCCTGAAACTCGGCGGACATTTTCTATTCAACGTGTGGGATCGCATCGAAGAGAATGTATTCGCGGATGATGTAACGAATGCTCTCGCAAGGATTTTTCCGAACGATCCGCCGCGCTTTCTGGCACGCACACCGCACGGCTACCACGATACGGCATTGATCCGCAGCGAGTTGGAGGACGCAGGTTTCTCCCGTGTGGCGATCGAGACGAGGGCCGAACAAAGCCGTGCATCTTCGCCGCGCCTTGCCGCCGTCGCCTATTGCCAGGGCACGCTGCTTCGCAACGAAATCGAGGCCAGGGACGCGGGAAAACTGAAAGCTGCAACCGACTATGCCGCATCCGCGATCGCAGACCGACATGGCAATGGCGAGGTCGCTGCCAAGATTCAGGCACACGTAATCGCGGCGATGGCCTAG
- a CDS encoding DUF4291 family protein has product MIDIPQHQIRAVYDEHTIRVYQAYGDEIADAALASGTFVSPPFKIDRMTWIKPSFLWMMYRAGWGYKDAGQGRILAIDISRAGFEWALEHSCRSHPDPSMSAAEWSALKARSPVRIQWDPERDLDLQPQLIVRSRSA; this is encoded by the coding sequence ATGATCGACATTCCACAGCACCAGATTCGGGCCGTCTATGACGAGCACACCATCCGCGTGTATCAGGCCTATGGCGACGAGATCGCCGACGCGGCGCTGGCCAGCGGCACCTTCGTCTCGCCGCCGTTCAAGATCGATCGGATGACCTGGATCAAGCCGTCCTTCCTCTGGATGATGTATCGTGCCGGATGGGGCTACAAGGATGCGGGTCAAGGTCGAATACTGGCGATCGACATCAGCCGCGCAGGTTTCGAGTGGGCGCTGGAGCACAGTTGCCGGAGCCATCCCGATCCGTCGATGAGCGCGGCGGAGTGGTCGGCGCTCAAGGCGAGATCACCGGTGAGGATTCAATGGGATCCCGAGCGCGATCTCGACCTGCAGCCTCAGCTCATCGTGCGATCCAGATCGGCCTGA